Part of the Candidatus Krumholzibacteriota bacterium genome is shown below.
ATACTGTCGCGATATCTTCTGTTCCGGTGGATTTTATTACTTCCATCAGTTTTCACCGTTTCTGTTTGTTTCTTTCCGGGCTTCAAGGGCTTTTGCTATCTTCATGGCAGTCATTATTCCCTCTCCTGATGCGATGGAGACCTGCCTGTATAAAGAGTTTGCGGCATCACCGATAATGTATAAAAGCTTTTTCTCGAGAAGTTCATTCTTCTGCCTGCCGGAGATTGAGGAAAGGAAGGCCGTTTCCGGCTCCCTCCCTACGGCAAACAGAAGGAAGTCAGAGCTGATTTCACAGCGCCTGCCGGCTTGAATGCAATCCAGCAGAATCTCATTCTCCTTACTCCTGACAGTTGAAACTCTTATGTTGTCGAGATATTTTATTCGAGGATTTCTCTTTGCTCTTTTCTCAAGCAGAGGTAGACACTTTACGATCCCAGAACGGTTCAGTATGGTAACATCGTTTCGCGCCGAGAGGAAGAGCGCGTAGTCAAACGCCGCGTCCCCCGCCCCCGCTATTGCCACCCTGCTCTCTTTTAAATCCCGAAGCGGATATACTTCACTGTAAACTCTCCCCTCAAGTCTCTCCGGAACAGAAACAGGTGCCGGCTTAGGTTTCGTTCCTGATGCCGCTACAACAATATCGCTGGAAAATTCAGAATCCCGCGTATTTATCAGAAATCCGTTTTCTCCCCATGCGACCGAATCAGCTTTCTCGTTTATGACATTGATCTTGTTTTCTCTTAAGTGCCTGCGAAACAGATCTGTAAGGGCTTCTCCGGATATACCGTCCGGGTATCCCAAATAGTTTTCAACAAGATTAGCATTCCTGACCAATCCCCCAATCCGGTCTCTTTCGAAGATTCTGAAGGGAATGTCATACCTTTTAAGCTGCACCGCGCAGGCTATTCCCGCGGGGCCGGCTCCGATTATGGAAACCCGGATATCATTCATTGGAAACTCCCCCGATCTTTCTCGTCTTTCATAAGGACGGCTAATACCTCATTGACCAGAACGGGGCAGCCGAATCCATGAGAGATATTCAGAAGCGTCGCCCTCTGGAGCTCTATGGAATATGTAGCCGTTCCGTCTGCAAGAAAGAACACGTCGAACCCTCTGGTGAACGCGGCGCGCGCGGTTGTTTCGCAGCAGAGGTGGGTCATTACTCCTCCAATGACAATCTGTTTCGCTCCTTTCTCTGTGAGAAAGTTTTGAAGATCTGTATTCAGGAAGGCGTCGTATTGCGTCTTTACGAGCTGTTTTGTGCCGGGCTGGCGGAATTCAGGAATAATTCGGCTCATGGGATTATCTTCGGTTATCATATCATTCCACCAGCGCGCCATGGAGCCGGCGTTTTCCTCAGTATTGAGATGCCTTGTCACCACAACGGGAAGATGGTTTTTCCGGAATTCCAGAACCAGCCTTTTTAATCCCGGAATAATGCTGCCGGCATCCCGGATATAGGCATGGGAAGAGGGGTCTAGAAAAAATCTCTGCATATCCAGAATAATGAGAGCTGTCTTTTCCGGCATCAGGGACGGCTCCCTTCCTCGCCTTAATATATCAAGCTCCTCTTGTGAGATATAGTTTGTGATCGCGTTTCCCTTCGAACCGGAGTTATTCCTTTTCATATTCATATCCTTTGGTTTGGATGAATATACTATACGTTTTTTGATGAGATAAATAAAGTTCTGTAAAAAAAAGATTCAATCACGGCGGAACATATTGTAAATATCAGCGCGGGTAAATCGATCTATGAAGAAGAACAGTCCTATGGTGAAATAAATTTGATGACTTTTTCGATTGCGGGTATAAAACTCTGGCATAGTGTGAGTCTAATATGTAAAATAATGTTCTGCCGCTGATTTTAATATCTGTTAATTCAGCGGCGCGCGGTATATGAATGAGGCTGTATAGAAAAAAAACGCCTGTCACCGTTTGTTTAAATCAGAGGAGGTTTGTTATGAAAAAGTCGCTCATACTGACTTTGGCCCTTGTGGTGGCTGTTCTCGCGGCCGCCCGCCCCGCTCTCGCAGTTGAAAGAAGAGAAGAGGGAAAACTGGTCATAGAGGGGATCCCGGAGATACCTCGGGAGATCAAGGACCGGATGGTGCAGTTCAGGAATGTCCGCGGAGCGAGAGGAATTGGATGGGATGCCGAAGGGGACGGGATCTACATCAGCACCAGATTCGGAGAAACAAGCCAGATACACTACGTGGCAAAACCGGGAGGGGCGCGAAGACAGCTAACTTTCTTCAGCGAGCCCGTAAGCGGAGCCGCGGTTTGCCCCGATCCCGAGAAGGATCTGCTTCTCTTCTCTAAGGATACAGGGGGGAACGAATTTTATCAGATATTCTATTTCAATGTTAAGACTGGAAATTACGAAATGTTAACAGACGGCGCTTCCAGAAACGGAACCTCTTCCTGGTCTAACGGAGGGGACAAGTTTGCGTTCTACACGACGAAGCGAAACGGGCGCGACTGGGACCTGCATCTTATGGAGCTCAGCGAAAAGGGTAAGTCCCGCCCCATCCTTGAGGAAGGCGGGTTCTGGTTCCCGGGAGAATGGTCGCCGGATGACGGGAGGATCCTCGCCGGAAGGTATGTGTCGGCGAACGAATCGTACGGCTACGTTCTGGATGTTGAAACCGGAAAGCTTGCTCAGGTAGATCCGGCAGAGGAAAAGGTATCCTACGGAGGAGCAGTGTGGGCTAAGGACGGGAAAGGCCTCTATTATACATCGGATAAGGGTTCGGAGTTTAAGAATCTCCGTTACTGGGATTTTAAGAAAAAGAAGTCAAAGGTTCTTACCGGAAAGATCAACTGGGACGTAGGACAAATCTCGATGTCTCATAACGGCAGCAAACTTGCCTTCACGGTAAACGAGGACGGAATCGAAGCGCTTTACATAATGGACGTTGAAGATGAGAAATACGAAAAGGTGCCTGGTATTCCGCTTGGCAGGATAGGAGGGCTGGACTTTCATCCGGAAGATAAGAGTATAGCGGTTACGATTTCTACTTCCAAAACCACGGGAGACGCTTATGTTCTCGATCTGGAAAGCTACGGGCTTACCAGGTGGACTTTCAGTGAGATAGGGGGGCTT
Proteins encoded:
- a CDS encoding NAD(P)/FAD-dependent oxidoreductase → MNDIRVSIIGAGPAGIACAVQLKRYDIPFRIFERDRIGGLVRNANLVENYLGYPDGISGEALTDLFRRHLRENKINVINEKADSVAWGENGFLINTRDSEFSSDIVVAASGTKPKPAPVSVPERLEGRVYSEVYPLRDLKESRVAIAGAGDAAFDYALFLSARNDVTILNRSGIVKCLPLLEKRAKRNPRIKYLDNIRVSTVRSKENEILLDCIQAGRRCEISSDFLLFAVGREPETAFLSSISGRQKNELLEKKLLYIIGDAANSLYRQVSIASGEGIMTAMKIAKALEARKETNRNGEN
- a CDS encoding isochorismatase family protein, coding for MKRNNSGSKGNAITNYISQEELDILRRGREPSLMPEKTALIILDMQRFFLDPSSHAYIRDAGSIIPGLKRLVLEFRKNHLPVVVTRHLNTEENAGSMARWWNDMITEDNPMSRIIPEFRQPGTKQLVKTQYDAFLNTDLQNFLTEKGAKQIVIGGVMTHLCCETTARAAFTRGFDVFFLADGTATYSIELQRATLLNISHGFGCPVLVNEVLAVLMKDEKDRGSFQ
- a CDS encoding prolyl oligopeptidase family serine peptidase; translation: MKKSLILTLALVVAVLAAARPALAVERREEGKLVIEGIPEIPREIKDRMVQFRNVRGARGIGWDAEGDGIYISTRFGETSQIHYVAKPGGARRQLTFFSEPVSGAAVCPDPEKDLLLFSKDTGGNEFYQIFYFNVKTGNYEMLTDGASRNGTSSWSNGGDKFAFYTTKRNGRDWDLHLMELSEKGKSRPILEEGGFWFPGEWSPDDGRILAGRYVSANESYGYVLDVETGKLAQVDPAEEKVSYGGAVWAKDGKGLYYTSDKGSEFKNLRYWDFKKKKSKVLTGKINWDVGQISMSHNGSKLAFTVNEDGIEALYIMDVEDEKYEKVPGIPLGRIGGLDFHPEDKSIAVTISTSKTTGDAYVLDLESYGLTRWTFSEIGGLDTDSFASPELFHYETFDEVDGEPREIPAFCYEPKNAEKPCPVLIYIHGGPEGQYVPYFSSLWSYTVNEMGIAMIAPNVRGSSGYGKTYLKMDNGYKREDSVKDIGALIKWIKKQPRFDPERIAVYGGSYGGYMTYAAMTHYNSEIRCAIDNVGISNFVTFLENTKEYRRDLRRVEYGDERDPDMREFLLKISPTTNAHKITKPIFIIQGLNDPRVPASEAEQMLAAVRKNGGDAWYLLAKDEGHGFKKKSNRDYMAYSVVMFLERFLLD